The following coding sequences lie in one Miscanthus floridulus cultivar M001 chromosome 9, ASM1932011v1, whole genome shotgun sequence genomic window:
- the LOC136484182 gene encoding myb-related protein MYBAS1-like — MVTVREEMRKGPWTEQEDMQLVCTVRLFGDRRWDFIAQVSGLNRTGKSCRLRWVNYLHPGLKHGRMSPQEERLIIELHARWGNRWSRIARRLPGRTDNEIKNYWRTHMRKKAQERKMSLSSPSSSSSSLTYQACLLDTVRVIGMGSGDTHNGSCVTSALENTQSAMDGYPMDQIWKEIEAPQAPALLGIAEGKEKTCSSIPCHLPSPAMWDYKYPEVFWKMEDQEIMM; from the exons ATGGTGACCGTGAGAGAGGAGATGCGTAAGGGGCCATGGACAGAGCAGGAGGACATGCAACTGGTATGCACGGTCCGCCTGTTTGGTGACCGTCGTTGGGACTTCATTGCCCAAGTCTCAG GCCTCAACAGGACAGGAAAGAGCTGCCGCCTGCGGTGGGTGAACTACCTTCACCCTGGCCTCAAGCATGGCCGCATGTCACCACAAGAAGAACGCCTTATTATTGAGCTCCATGCTCGGTGGGGGAACAG GTGGTCTAGGATAGCACGGAGGCTGCCAGGGCGCACAGACAACGAGATCAAGAACTACTGGAGAACACATATGAGGAAGAAAGCACAGGAGAGGAAGATGAGCCTGTCATCACcttcatcctcatcctcctcacTGACATACCAAGCCTGCCTTCTTGACACCGTTCGAGTCATTGGGATGGGCAGTGGTGACACTCACAATGGTAGCTGCGTCACCAGCGCCCTCGAGAACACACAGAGTGCCATGGATGGATATCCCATGGATCAGATATGGAAGGAGATTGAGGCACCGCAGGCACCTGCCTTGCTGGGTATTGCTGAAGGAAAAGAGAAGACATGCAGCAGTATCCCCTGTCATCTACCATCACCTGCTATGTGGGATTACAAATATCCTGAGGTATTCTGGAAGATGGAAGATCAAGAAATCATGATGTGA